The nucleotide window CGAGCTAAAAGAAACAATCTTTGCATTAATTAACAAGCTATAAAAAAATGGCAGTTGGGAATTTCCCAGCTGCCATTTTAATTTGTCTTTTCTAAGGCTAATTTTACGCCAAATAGTATTAAGACAGCTCCTGTTACACCTTCCATCACTTTTTGCGTAGCTGGTTTATTCATAAATGAACGGATTTGGTGGAGCAAGTAGACATAGCCAATAAACCATAGAGCAGTCAAAGCTGTGTACGTAATACCCATAATGAAAAATGGCAACAATGGATTAGCATTTGTTGCTAAAAATTGCGGTAAAAATGTTAAGAAAAAGACCGCTACTTTCGGGTTAAGTAAATTGGTTAAAAAGCCTTGCATAAAGCTTGATTTGCTATCATTTTTATGTGGCACG belongs to Lysinibacillus louembei and includes:
- a CDS encoding LysE family translocator, translating into MENFTLYLFMCVMLIILPGPDTAIVTKNTLLINKKAGLQTMAGTLCALMIHTSAAVLGLSAIIVKSAVVFSIIKYIGAMYLLYLGIKTLIAMTKRKPQLVDAVPHKNDSKSSFMQGFLTNLLNPKVAVFFLTFLPQFLATNANPLLPFFIMGITYTALTALWFIGYVYLLHQIRSFMNKPATQKVMEGVTGAVLILFGVKLALEKTN